The DNA sequence AAACCATGAAAGCGGTTTACGGGTGGAACAGGCCTTCTCACCTGTCCAGGAATTATATTTTTGACCGACAACCAGAAACTAGATTTTCTCCTGAAAGAGTAAAATAATAACGATGAAATGTGCTTATGCTAAATTTTTTTCCTTCCCCATGCAACTAAAAACACACGCTCAATTTTTCGGAAGAGTTCGGCAGAAGCTACTTTCCTGGTTCTCCTAAAAAGTATCTGCCACTCTTTCGCCAATCTTGATTAACTGCTATGCTGTCAGAGCTGATTTTTGTTGTTCACCTTAATTGAATAAATTTGTCAAGGACAAGCAGATGGTCTTGATTCTCCTGATGTATGTCGGCTTCGGGGCCGTAGCCGGTATTTTGGCAGGTTTGTTAGGTATTGGCGGGGGTCTGGTCATTGTCCCTATGCTGGTCTTCACTCTCACCTGGCAAGGTGTTCCCAATGAATATATCATGCACCTGGCCTTGGCGACCTCCATGGCCAGCATCATCTTCACTTCGGTCTCCAGTTTCTCTGCCCACCACCGACGCGGTGCCGTGCATTGGCTGGTGGTGCGGCGCATTGCCCTGGGCATCGTTTTGGGGACATTTTTGGGCGCCTGCCTGGCTTCTCGTCTCTCTACGGCGTATCTCAAGGGCGTCTTCGTGGTCTTCCTCTATTATATGGCCTATCAACTGATCGCCGATCGCAAACCCAAACCCTCCCGCACCCTCCCCGGGCGGCTGGGCATGTTTGCCGTGGGCAATGGCATCGGTGTTGTCTCGGCTCTGGTGGGCATTGGCGGCGGCACCCTGTCAGTACCTTTTATGCTCTGGTGCAACCTAACGGTTCACGAGGCTATCGGCACCTCTGCGGCTATCGGTTTCCCCATCGCCATTGCCGGGACCATCGGCTACATTGTCAACGGCTGGCAGGTTGCGGGTCTACCCGATTATTCCTGGGGTTATGTCTATCTTCCGGCCTTGGTGGGCATCGTCGCTGCCAGTGTTCTCACCGCTCCCCTGGGCGTCCGCCTGGCCCACAGCCTCCCCGTCGATAAACTCAAGCGGGTCTTCGCTATCCTGCTGGCTTTAGTCGGCACGAGGATGCTGTGGGGACTTATTTAGGACACCGCCCCAACCCCGGCTTGCCTTCCCAACGGGCCTGAAACTTTGAGAATGAGGTAAAGATAGATTGGGCACTGCCAGCCCAACAATGCTTTTACAAAAAATTTCGCCGCCACCAGTGGCATAACTTGACGGGAAGAATTAACTTAACCTCAATTAGCAGCATCCCGGATTGGAATAGTCCGGTTGATTTTTTCCTCCGGGGTTGAAAAATTTCTCCTGCTTGGTTTCATCGCCAAACATGAGGCAAAATTATTGTGAGGTTAAGCAATATGTCTTCTAAACCAAAGGTCGAAATTATTGTCTACGATGCCCCGACCGCAGTTGCTGCCACCGGCTGCGGTTGTGGCTGCGGTTGCGGCGATCATGATCATGGCCGCGAGCATGGCCCAGGGCACGATCATCATCACATGCATGACGATTGTCTGAGCAAGATCGGCTATGATCTGCAAACCCAAGCCATGGCCCTGACCCTGGAAAAGGCCTTTCCAGGCCAGGTGTCGGTGGAATATATCAATGTCCTCAAAGACCCCCGGGGTTCCCGATTACCGCAGACGGCCCTCTTGTGTTCCCTTGCCTATCCCACCCCGCTGGTGTATATCAACGGTCAGGGTCGGTTTGCCGGATCGGTGCCGGTGGAGCGTATCCGCGACGAAGTCTCTAAACATCTGGCTGTCACAACACATTAATTCATGGCGACCGGCCGTCTCTGTCCACCCATCATCACCCTGTTGACCGATTTCGGGCTGCAAGACGTGTATGTCGGCGTCATGAAAGGGGTAATCCTGGGAATCAACCCAAATGTCAGGTTGGTGGACCTGACTCATAACGTCCCGCCCCACGACATCGCGGCCGGCGCCTTCCTGTTGAGGTCTGCCTGGCAGTTTTTTCCTCCAGGCGCCATCCATCTGGCAGTGGTTGATCCGGGGGTCGGCTCGGATCGGCGCGCCTTGGCCATCTTTTGTCGGGACCACTACTTTGTCGGTCCCGACAACGGTCTTTTTTCTCTGATATTTTCCGGAGAGTCCGCGGCGGCCATCGTCAGTCTGGAAAAGGCGGAGTTTTTTCTGCCCAAAGTCTCGGCTACATTCCATGGTCGGGACATCATGGCGCCGACGGCGGCCTATATTTCCCTGGGAACGCCTTTAACCGCCCTCGGTCCGTCCCTAACCGATCCGGTAGCGTTGAACCTTCCTGCCCCGCGTCTGGAGGAACGCCGGTTG is a window from the Desulfobacca acetoxidans DSM 11109 genome containing:
- a CDS encoding SAM hydrolase/SAM-dependent halogenase family protein translates to MATGRLCPPIITLLTDFGLQDVYVGVMKGVILGINPNVRLVDLTHNVPPHDIAAGAFLLRSAWQFFPPGAIHLAVVDPGVGSDRRALAIFCRDHYFVGPDNGLFSLIFSGESAAAIVSLEKAEFFLPKVSATFHGRDIMAPTAAYISLGTPLTALGPSLTDPVALNLPAPRLEERRLLGEIIYGDRFGNLISNILFADLQIWRQGQPIGLTVNGHPIPHLVRTYHEVPSGTLLALEGSHGYLEIACRLGSAAQALHTGPGGQVVATLASSVERRPHAP
- a CDS encoding sulfite exporter TauE/SafE family protein, translating into MVLILLMYVGFGAVAGILAGLLGIGGGLVIVPMLVFTLTWQGVPNEYIMHLALATSMASIIFTSVSSFSAHHRRGAVHWLVVRRIALGIVLGTFLGACLASRLSTAYLKGVFVVFLYYMAYQLIADRKPKPSRTLPGRLGMFAVGNGIGVVSALVGIGGGTLSVPFMLWCNLTVHEAIGTSAAIGFPIAIAGTIGYIVNGWQVAGLPDYSWGYVYLPALVGIVAASVLTAPLGVRLAHSLPVDKLKRVFAILLALVGTRMLWGLI